TGATCAAACGGTAACGACAAATGGCAAAATGCAACGGTTGGGTGGTTATTTAGAAAATGGTGACCAAAAAACAATCTCTGGTAATATTGTTTGTGGGCGGTTTCTTGGTATCGGAAAAAGCGATGTAGATGATTATAAGTGCCAAGAAATCCCTGTTGCAGTATTTAGAAGTCTTGTATAAGTAATTTAGTTCTCTGTGGCTTAATACAAAGTTGAAACTACATTAACCTCTAACATGGCCTTTATGCTCAAACCTTTATGAATAATAATCACCGCTGCCTATGGACGCCCATAATATAAGTAGAATTACAGTTGCATTGCCCGTTCTTAgaataggctcgttttttgaagatccccAACTCGTACCTACTGGTCTGGAAATACTGGTGCTGCAAGCGATTCCGAAGTTATTCTCCCTCATTAAATTCAATCTCAATTGACAaccagatagccaagtggttagagaacttaactatgaagcttgaggtcccgggttcgatccctggtcggggcagatatttgtgtgaataatacaaAGCAACGGTTAAGAACCAATACTGTCTGTCTCTGTTAGGTGTTATTGATTCTTAACCGTCAAAATGCTGCCCTCCTAAGCAGAAAGgtgctatctaaaaaaaaactcgcttttctgtaatttacaccatgtgatgcagaatgttttaagctacacaatagtattaacaACTCAAAAgtcttttggcttaggagggcagaatgtttgttctcagttCTTTAtccttggatatttaatatgcgTTTAAGTATATATTGCTTAGTTTTGCATAAATTATCCAAACctcaacagatttttttttgattttggaaCTAGTTTCAGTAACATCAAAAGCgaaattaaagaataacatgacaataacaaaaagttaaacaggaaaataataataataattttaatttccaCAGCTAGTCCTAGTCCTGGGTGATCTGCACATCCCGCACCGCACAGGCAGCCTGCCCCCCAAGTTCAAGAAGCTGCTGCTGCCCGGCCGCATCCAGCACATCCTGTGCACCGGCAACCTCTGCACCAAGGAGTCCTACGATTACCTCAAGACGCTGGCCAGCGATGTGCATGTTGTTAGGGGAGATTTTGATGAGGTaaagtttgtagtggtcaagtCTAAATTTTTTAAGTgattatgaataatacaaaattCAATATAACTGAAATTAAACCATATCAATATTACTAAGCAATTATTATAGAAATAATCTAGTTAAATTACTTGGCCTCTTGCCATTCCTGGCGCAAAAGTGCCCATAACGCTTGCGGTATTTCCACGTTCGACAGCTATCTGGACAGCCTCTCCTCTATTTTTAAGTTATAATTTAACAATACTTGAGTTACACAagtgcacttaagcctcaaaaaaaacagaaaaaaaaaacaatacatgaGTAAGCTAATAATTAATGGTTAATTATCAGATTTGTGAGATTTGCCAGAAGGCAGGAGACTTgtcccatttgttgttggaatgtgtTTGGAAATACAGCAATTTTAAATTGTAAGCATGCATTTAGATTATCAAACCAAAATCTCTTCTACTAAGAATCTGTTCTCACAGGAACTGATATTTTCCAGGATGATAAGTCTTCTGTGTTAATCTAGCTAAATTATTAACTATTTCTTGGGAAAATTGATCAAAATCAGatctataatttaaaaaaaaaaaacttcatccTCTTAAAATTTTTCACATGTGTATTAGTGGTATAGAATCCATTGCTTTTGCTATCATCAAGTTCTGCAAATATGACATTTCCCTGAATGTTTTATGTTCTGTTTCAATTAAAATGCATTCTTTAATTTTTCAGAACTCCACTTATCCTGAACAAAAAGTCATAACCGTTGGCCAGTTCCGTATCGGTCTCGTCCATGGGCACCAGGTCGTCCCATGGGGGGATGAGGAGTCCCTAGCCCTAGTACAAAGGCAGTTAGATGTTGACATCCTCATCTCGGGCCACACCCATAGGTTTGAGGCTTATGAGCACGAGAACAAGTTTTATATCAACCCGGGCTCCGCTACTGGAGCTTACAGTCCTTTGTTCAGGTATTTTGAAcatttgaagtatttttttttacataaaactaataTGTGATTAACCCCATCttacctgatgaaaagtgcagttgaggccaaaggtgtatctcactgattTAGCACCAGCTTTCACCTTGAAAGCCCTAGGTTGTACTATCTAGAAATACAGACGAAGCGAGCGAAATAATTCTTTAGCAGTTTGCATTAGGAAAGATGAAGCGAACCGTTTTGTGTGTTAAAGACGCTCTATGGATATCTGTTGGTAAAAAAAGAGATGGAGGAACATTTGCGTCACATTTGTGATtggtttaataattaaatcagccaatcgcaagcgacgccatctagcgatatataCCATAACGTATTGCTCTGCTGGTAGAGGATCATTGAtcgtccgcctttgtacaagtatcattGTCAGTTACTGCATTTTCTTTTTGTACATAAAGAGTTTAATACATACTACATCACATATATCGCCGTTGAATGAAACCCTCATGACATTCCCGTATATTACGATTTGTCTCTGAatatgattttttgatttttcctGTGTTTTTCAGAAACCCAACTCCTTCGTTTGTGCTCATGGATATCCAGAGTTCCACCGTGGTCACATACGTTTACAAACTGCTTGGAGACGAAGTTAAAGTTGAAAGAATCGAGTACAAGAAGGCATAGTGTCTATATTAAAGATAATCCATAATATATTAAgaagtaaatatataataaacggTCTGACACATAATATATATCTTGCTGCTGTtaggtgtcattggcagtaatggttgctaacctaaagcgaccggtcGCCGTCAAGAAAAAAAGTTCAATTTGAAGAagtaatgtatgtattttttcctTTGTTTCCCTATACGTAACCCtgttacataaccagcactgagTAGGGgtcaaattatttcctaacttGATTAGGTCCTGGCGTATCGCTGGCTGctgcctcgcttcgctcgctcgtctCGCGCATTGTGGTCGCTATTATACCTAACacacctcgcttcgctcgtcgtcgttaCCTAATTCTCCGAAACCTAAAATGAcagtaaaagtgaccaattTAACATTACCAATATCTGTTTGAAGTAGGAAATATACGACTgcttccagtgctggttatcgacactactttgaaaaaatctcgtatctaaaatcaatatataaacaaaattgaaccttgacgtaatgttcataaagttcgctcggaaaaattatctattttgaggtacgagtttttttttaagtagtgacgttATGTAAGATTGCTATGTATCGGGAactagttgtattttttaaatagtaatATCAATTAACTTCTAATACGATGTAATTGTAATTAGACTTCATTGTCGAAGTTATCGGTGAGCAAGAGCATGGATAAATAATCTTCCTTTTTGAAGTTGGCTGAAACTATTCATAAAATTTTCACTGGTGGTCCAAAATCTTATTTATTGAtgaaataaagcaatttaagaCAATTTTCGGTATCATAGGATGAATTTGCAACTGCTACTGTTTTCTTGAAGAAAGATAAGTAATATCTATGATTAAGAATAATAAGTGAAATTTTAGGTTATAATCGTGTTAAAGTACAGTCGGTTTCCTAACATAAGTACAGAtggttttaaattgtattttatcggaaaagttcacATGATTGATTGAATAATACGGAAGCCCTCGAATTCCAATTGAGATCTGACTTTTCCCGATAGGAAACCAATATACACTACATTTCTATANNNNNNNNNNNNNNNNNNNNNNNNNNNNNNNNNNNNNNNNNNNNNNNNNNNNNNNNNNNNNNNNNNNNNNNNNNNNNNNNNNNNNNNNNNNNNNNNNNNNNNNNNNNNNNNNNNNNNNNNNNNNNNNNNNNNNNNNNNNNNNNNNNNNNNNNNNNNNNNNNNNNNNNNNNNNNNNNNNNNNNNNNNNNNNNNNNNNNNNNNNNNNNNNNNNNNNNNNNNNNNNNNNNNNNNNNNNNNNNNNNNNNNNNNNNNNNNNNNNNNNNNNNNNNNNNNNNNNNNNNNNNNNNNNNNNNNNNNNNNNNNNNNNNNNNNNNNNNNNNNNNNNNNNNNNNNNNNNNNNNNNNNNNNNNNNNNNNNNNNNNNNNNNNNNNNNNNNNNNNNNNNNNNNNNNNNNNNNNNNNNNNNNNNNNNNNNNNNNNNNNNNNNNNNNNNNNNNNNNNNNNNNNNNNNNNNNNNNNNNNNNNNNNNNNNNNNNNNNNNNNNNNNNNNNNNNNNNNNNNNNNNNNNNNNNNNNNNNNNNNNNNNNNNNNNNNNNNNNNNNNNNNNNNNNNNNNNNNNNNNNNNNNNNNNNNNNNNNNNNNNNNNNNNNNNNNNNNNNNNNNNNNNNNNNNNNNNNNNNNNNNNNNNNNNNNNNNNNNNNNNNNNNNNNNNNNNNNNNNNNNNNNNNNNNNNNNNNNNNNNNNNNNNNNNNNNNNNNNNNNNNNNNNNNNNNNNNNNNNNNNNNNNNNNNNNNNNNNNNNNNNNNNNNNNNNNNNNNNNNNNNNNNNNNNNNNNNNNNNNNNNNNNNNNNNNNNNNNNNNNNNNNNNNNNNNNNNNNNNNNNNNNNNNNNNNNNNNNNNNNNNNNNNNNNNNNNNNNNNNNNNNNNNNNNNNNNNNNNNNNNNNNNNNNNNNNNNNNNNNNNNNNNNNNNNNNNNNNNNNNNNNNNNNNNNNNNNNNNNNNNNNNNNNNNNNNNNNNNNNNNNNNNNNNNNNNNNNNNNNNNNNNNNNNNNNNNNNNNNNNNNNNNNNNNNNNNNNNNNNNNNNNNNNNNNNNNNNNNNNNNNNNNNNNNNNNNNNNNNNNNNNNNNNNNNNNNNNNNNNNNNNNNNNNNNNNNNNNNNNNNNNNNNNNNNNNNNNNNNNNNNNNNNNNNNNNNNNNNNNNNNNNNNNNNNNNNNNNNNNNNNNNNNNNNNNNNNNNNNNNNNNNNNNNNNNNNNNNNNNNNNNNNNNNNNNNNNNNNNNNNNNNNNNNNNNNNNNNNNNNNNNNNNNNNNNNNNNNNNNNNNNNNNNNNNNNNNNNNNNNNNNNNNNNNNNNNNNNNNNNNNNNNNNNNNNNNNNNNNNNNNNNNNNNNNNNNNNNNNNNNNNNNNNNNNNNNNNNNNNNNNNNNNNNNNNNNNNNNNNNNNNNNNNNNNNNNNNNNNNNNNNNNNNNNNNNNNNNNNNNNNNNNNNNNNNNNNNNNNNNNNNNNNNNNNNNNNNNNNNNNNNNNNNNNNNNNNNNNNNNNNNNNNNNNNNNNNNNNNNNNNNNNNNNNNNNNNNNNNNNNNNNNNNNNNNNNNNNNNNNNNNNNNNNNNNNNNNNNNNNNNNNNNNNNNNNNNNNNNNNNNNNNNNNNNNNNNNNNNNNNNNNNNNNNNNNNNNNNNNNNNNNNNNNNNNNNNNNNNNNNNNNNNNNNNNNNNNNNNNNNNNNNNNNNNNNNNNNNNNNNNNNNNNNNNNNNNNNNNNNNNNNNNNNNNNNNNNNNNNNNNNNNNNNNNNNNNNNNNNNNNNNNNNNNNNNNNNNNNNNNNNNNNNNNNNNNNNNNNNNNNNNNNNNNNNNNNNNNNNNNNNNNNNNNNNNNNNNNNNNNNNNNNNNNNNNNNNNNNNNNNNNNNNNNNNNNNNNNNNNNNNNNNNNNNNNNNNNNNNNNNNNNNNNNNNNNNNNNNNNNNNNNNNNNNNNNNNNNNNNNNNNNNNNNNNNNNNNNNNNNNNNNNNNNNNNNNNNNNNNNNNNNNNNNNNNNNNNNNNNNNNNNNNNNNNNNNNNNNNNNNNNNNNNNNNNNNNNNNNNNNNNNNNNNNNNNNNNNNNNNNNNNNNNNNNNNNNNNNNNNNNNNNNNNNNNNNNNNNNNNNNNNNNNNNNNNNNNNNNNNNNNNNNNNNNNNNNNNNNNNNNNNNNNNNNNNNNNNNNNNNNNNNNNNNNNNNNNNNNNNNNNNNNNNNNNNNNNNNNNNNNNNNNNNNNNNNNNNNNNNNNNNNNNNNNNNNNNNNNNNNNNNNNNNNNNNNNNNNNNNNNNNNNNNNNNNNNNNNNNNNNNNNNNNNNNNNNNNNNNNNNNNNNNNNNNNNNNNNNNNNNNNNNNNNNNNNNNNNNNNNNNNNNNNNNNNNNNNNNNNNNNNNNNNNNNNNNNNNNNNNNNNNNNNNNNNNNNNNNNNNNNNNNNNNNNNNNNNNNNNNNNNNNNNNNNNNNNNNNNNNNNNNNNNNNNNNNNNNNNNNNNNNNNNNNNNNNNNNNNNNNNNNNNNNNNNNNNNNNNNNNNNNNNNNNNNNNNNNNNNNNNNNNNNNNNNNNNNNNNNNNNNNNNNNNNNNNNNNNNNNNNNNNNNNNNNNNNNNNNNNNNNNNNNNNNNNNNNNNNNNNNNNNNNNNNNNNNNNNNNNNNNNNNNNNNNNNNNNNNNNNNNNNNNNNNNNNNNNNNNNNNNNNNNNNNNNNNNNNNNNNNNNNNNNNNNNNNNNNNNNNNNNNNNNNNNNNNNNNNNNNNNNNNNNNNNNNNNNNNNNNNNNNNNNNNNNNNNNNNNNNNNNNNNNNNNNNNNNNNNNNNNNNNNNNNNNNNNNNNNNNNNNNNNNNNNNNNNNNNNNNNNNNNNNNNNNNNNNNNNNNNNNNNNNNNNNNNNNNNNNNNNNNNNNNNNNNNNNNNNNNNNNNNNNNNNNNNNNNNNNNNNNNNNNNNNNNNNNNNNNNNNNNNNNNNNNNNNNNNNNNNNNNNNNNNNNNNNNNNNNNNNNNNNNNNNNNNNNNNNNNNNNNNNNNNNNNNNNNNNNNNNNNNNNNNNNNNNNNNNNNNNNNNNNNNNNNNNNNNNNNNNNNNNNNNNNNNNNNNNNNNNNNNNNNNNNNNNNNNNNNNNNNNNNNNNNNNNNNNNNNNNNNNNNNNNNNNNNNNNNNNNNNNNNNNNNNNNNNNNNNNNNNNNNNNNNNNNNNNNNNNNNNNNNNNNNNNNNNNNNNNNNNNNNNNNNNNNNNNNNNNNNNNNNNNNNNNNNNNNNNNNNNNNNNNNNNNNNNNNNNNNNNNNNNNNNNNNNNNNNNNNNNNNNNNNNNNNNNNNNNNNNNNNNNNNNNNNNNNNNNNNNNNNNNNNNNNNNNNNNNNNNNNNNNNNNNNNNNNNNNNNNNNNNNNNNNNNNNNNNNNNNNNNNNNNNNNNNNNNNNNNNNNNNNNNNNNNNNNNNNNNNNNNNNNNNNNNNNNNNNNNNNNNNNNNNNNNNNNNNNNNNNNNNNNNNNNNNNNNNNNNNNNNNNNNNNNNNNNNNNNNNNNNNNNNNNNNNNNNNNNNNNNNNNNNNNNNNNNNNNNNNNNNNNNNNNNNNNNNNNNNNNNNNNNNNNNNNNNNNNNNNNNNNNNNNNNNNNNNNNNNNNNNNNNNNNNNNNNNNNNNNNNNNNNNNNNNNNNNNNNNNNNNNNNNNNNNNNNNNNNNNNNNNNNNNNNNNNNNNNNNNNNNNNNNNNNNNNNNNNNNNNNNNNNNNNNNNNNNNNNNNNNNNNNNNNNNNNNNNNNNNNNNNNNNNNNNNNNNNNNNNNNNNNNNNNNNNNNNNNNNNNNNNNNNNNNNNNNNNNNNNNNNNNNNNNNNNNNNNNNNNNNNNNNNNNNNNNNNNNNNNNNNNNNNNNNNNNNNNNNNNNNNNNNNNNNNNNNNNNNNNNNNNNNNNNNNNNNNNNNNNNNNNNNNNNNNNNNNNNNNNNNNNNNNNNNNNNNNNNNNNNNNNNNNNNNNNNNNNNNNNNNNNNNNNNNNNNNNNNNNNNNNNNNNNNNNNNNNNNNNNNNNNNNNNNNNNNNNNNNNNNNNNNNNNNNNNNNNNNNNNNNNNNNNNNNNNNNNNNNNNNNNNNNNNNNNNNNNNNNNNNNNNNNNNNNNNNNNNNNNNNNNNNNNNNNNNNNNNNNNNNNNNNNNNNNNNNNNNNNNNNNNNNNNNNNNNNNNNNNNNNNNNNNNNNNNNNNNNNNNNNNNNNNNNNNNNNNNNNNNNNNNNNNNNNNNNNNNNNNNNNNNNNNNNNNNNNNNNNNNNNNNNNNNNNNNNNNNNNNNNNNNNNNNNNNNNNNNNNNNNNNCCAAAGTTATTACAATCGTCGTAGATGTAAGGTTCGTACTTTAGTGAAAAGCTTCATCTGCTCGCGACTTTACCGACAAcgatacttttctcattctccatatcatCTTGCCCCCCCCCTGGGCCATCCCCTGGCGACACCCTTGCCTGTTTCCCTAAAGCTATACAAGACCACCCCCTTCCCACCTCCCcttccctggtgttgcagatgtttatggtcggtggtgatctcttatcatcagcaAACCCATgcacttgctcgcttgccatccagttgaataaaaaaaaaagagaccacaccctccggccagaagtcggagtgcATTGAACATCTGTTGGTGCTTAGCCGGCACTTGGaatcaataacctaaccaaaaagttggaaaacccccgactttgtcacttcaacgtTTATACGAAATAGGAGCTCTGCAAAGCGGAATTCCGtcgactttgagtcaaagaatttcagaccacttgctacttagaccagttgctttttataCGAAATGATACTATTTAACCCACTAACCCATCCAAAATTACTGCATTtcacaaaaataattatgaaaagcATTGTTCTGCCTATAGGTATTTTATGGCAAAGGTGAAGGTGAAAtgaaattatgacaaattaaCTTATGGAAAACAAACACATTGCAGTTTAATGGCTATTgttaagcttgtaaaaaactaCATCTCACAGGTGCAGGGAGAACATACTGcaaataattcatcatcatcatcatcatcccagcctgtataggtacgtcccactgctgggcacaggcgtcctctcggaacagtgcggattgggaacttcacacgcaccattgaattgcttcgcaggtttgtgcaggtttcctcacgatgttttccttcaccgcaaagctcgtgctaaatttcaaatgtaattccgcacatgaatttcgaaaaactcagaggtgcaagccggggtttgaacccacgatcctctgcttgagaggcgataggccaaaccactaggccaccacggcttcttctgCAAGTAATTGCAATATGTCTCGGTCACGTCACGTATTACGCTCAATAAAATTGCTAATGCAATAAATACAGATACTTGCCACTTGTCACCTTTATGACAATAATCATTAAGCTAATGATATCTTTTTAGTCAAAAAATGAATACGTGCAACAAAGCACTACTCCAAATTTTAACCACCGAAAACTGGACCTGTCGTGCAACCTTTTCATATTAAACACCCCAATTACTACTTAGTAACGTACGTTGATGTCTTACTGAGACAAAGTTGTAGTGAGGATTGATCTTACGACGGTTAATTATCGTAGCGTGATGCCAGTAGATGGAGTGGCCGAGATACAGCTGCGGACGTGAGTGCGTGCATGTGCGTTTAGTGCGGGATGAAAAGTTAATGGTTCGTTTATTGAAGTGACACGACGATCCCTTTGGTCATGAAAACTTTTCATGGACTCTGGTTTATATGTTCCATTGctgggcctcctctcagaacaagagagcttgtgCTGTTTCCACGCAGGTACATGGCGGCTTCGAATCTTCATACAGAACTTAGGAACTTCGTAGCTGTGTCGTACGTTTTTTCGCGTCTTTTTCCTTCAtggtaaaaattcaaaaaatcagAGATACGAGCCTGAACTCAAATCCACAACCCTCCTTTCGAGGCTACCTCGAGGCAGCCTGGTGGATAGTCTTACTTTTgtacctatggcctctcaaacacacagtctacctaaataaaaagtaaagataattttaacacttaggggttgtttcaccacccattgattaattttatttgacggacggataaatgtgatgccgtctccctccgactattcgaacaaaacaaacagagacagcatcacatttatccgtcaaataaatttaaccttatctatatacatataatGAAACTAATCCAGTAATtaactaaatacctactttaatttCTACATTAATTACTTTCATGGTATAAAAATGATATTCTATTAAGTCCGTCAGTTATTTActtgttattgttgttttttttttaaatatggctctaTCCATCGGAGAACAATTTTGCTAGTGTCTGGTACAAAAAATGACGCATGGCTAGTTTTTCacctttttttgttaaattaacaaccgaaaaaaaataaaaatacatgttcAATACTTTTTGAAATATGCTAAAAAAATTTTAGGACACAGTCTATTATGTAAAtttgtttatactttttatttggtTTGGTTTGCGCGTAATCACTGCTGTTTACCGGCAGGATAATGATGGTAATGATCGACGGACCGTATAATATATAAAAGATTCTATCATAACATAACAGCGTGACTTCTGTGGGGATCTGAAAGCCTCTAGATTAAACGCTTGTAAGTAAGAATATTGAAATATCTGtgaaaaattaataagtaattaagtatttttaaatttacctgATCTCGTGGTTACCATGATTCATGCGTTGAACGAGTGATCGTTCAACACACCATGAAGACAACATGTTATTAAACAAACTCCTTTAATTTGCTGGATGGAGACGCTTAAGATAAGAGTACATTGATAACATAATAgataactataattataataactattTATGTAATAATAGCTCGCCGTTGTACTAGGCTCGCATAGACGCGAAAGGCCTTTTCAGTTCATTGACACGGGTTACGTAGGTTGTTGGGCAAAAACTGTTTACTATGCGTCAAGGCTGCGTAAGTACGAACTCTTCGCGGCTTCTGTTACCCTGGTACTCGAGCAAGTCACTTTGTGTTAAGTaactaataagaaaaataatctgCCGCGAGGTGATGATACTACACTGCAATATATGTTCGCGCAACTTATGTAATCTAGTcactgaataaaatatatgtataagttTGGGACTTGCTTACTTGACAGTGGTTCACACCTTTttatgtcgggggttaaaagaggggtgtttcaAGTTTTACGTCAATGTAAGTCTGTCTGCCTGTGGGACGCAAAAGCTAGTTTCCTTACGGTGGTTCTGAGCGTTGTCTCATTAAAACTGATtcagacgtttttgagatattaaatgataatactTACCGAGAGTTTTCAACTTAATTACAAGTTGTTACTGTCTACGTGCACCTCAACACGCCTAGATTATAATTATCATACGCTATTTAAATAAGGAAACATTagccattaaaaataaacaatttataatgAATCCAACTCCTACTTCTAAGGGTGTAGTTAACCTAAATTGCATAACTGATAGTTAAATATAACTGGAAACGAAAAGGCCTACGTGTGTACGCTAGCGTAGCTAAGATTTAAGGATTTAACCAATGaaattgataaataatatttacgaACAATAATATAATCCAGAAATACTAGATACAATGACTtaaattcaaggatttaaagttgaaaatcgaATTAATTACAAGCACATTGTTGTACACTTGTACCTACGGCGCgacaaacaaaaacataaccACATGTAGCCCTTACAAAGTTAACTTTGCGTTCTGTTAAAGTGAACAAGTGTTTAAAGCTA
The sequence above is a segment of the Choristoneura fumiferana chromosome 9, NRCan_CFum_1, whole genome shotgun sequence genome. Coding sequences within it:
- the LOC141430853 gene encoding vacuolar protein sorting-associated protein 29 yields the protein MLVLVLGDLHIPHRTGSLPPKFKKLLLPGRIQHILCTGNLCTKESYDYLKTLASDVHVVRGDFDENSTYPEQKVITVGQFRIGLVHGHQVVPWGDEESLALVQRQLDVDILISGHTHRFEAYEHENKFYINPGSATGAYSPLFRNPTPSFVLMDIQSSTVVTYVYKLLGDEVKVERIEYKKA